The following coding sequences lie in one Arachis hypogaea cultivar Tifrunner chromosome 4, arahy.Tifrunner.gnm2.J5K5, whole genome shotgun sequence genomic window:
- the LOC112795231 gene encoding uncharacterized protein, translating into MRDPGKRPQIWNYPINQQDEIRRAYIKFGPYQFIMDEYPLSGLESHPRRFKAHWFKSFSWLEYSPEVDAAFCLPCYLFSRKSSPFTSGGFRNWKKVNNGKDCAFLSHVGKSLNSPHNIAVKSCKDLLNQLRHIDKVLAKQSSQQVLSNRLRLKASIDTVKWLTFQACAFRGHDESHESQNRGNFLEMLKLLASYNKEVDAVVLDNAPQNAIYTSPSIQKEILHVFARKVQNEIRNEIGNAKFCLIVDEARDESRREQMALVVRFVDKHGFVKERLIDVVHVKDTTSATLKQEICSALSHHNLNIQNVRGQGYDGASNMRGEWKGLQALIIQECPYAYYVHCFAHQLQLALVAAAKEVVDVHAFFQSLSNIINVVCSSCKRNDELRSAYATEISHLVATNQIETGRGANQIGTLKRSGDTRWSSHFNSICSLLRMFGATTSVLEDLATNGSTYSQRGDATYALKSLLSFDFVFILHMMKEIMGITDKLCQALQQKSQDILNAMHLVSSTKSLIQQLRDSSWGALLEKVSSFCNDHAIQIPDMGASFSDIIRSRRKKDVVTVEHHYRVDIFTSVIDFQLKELNSRFSEQATELLILSTSLDPKDAFKFF; encoded by the exons ATGCGTGATCCCGGAAAGCGTCCGCAAATTTGGAATTATCCTATCAATCAACAAGATGAAATCCGTAGAGCATACATAAAGTTTGGACCATATCAATTTATTATGGATGAGTACCCTCTTTCTGGTCTAGAAAGTCATCCTCGTCGTTTCAAAGCTCATTGGTTTAAGAGTTTTTCTTGGCTAGAATATTCGCCAGAAGTGGATGCTGCATTTTGTCTTCCATGCTATTTATTTTCTAGAAAATCAAGTCCATTCACATCAGGAGGATTTCGCAATtggaaaaaagtgaataatggaaaggATTGTGCATTTTTATCTCATGTGGGTAAATCTCTTAATTCTCCTCATAATATTGCTGTTAAGTCTTGTAAAGATTTGCTTAATCAATTACGTCACATTGACAAAGTATTGGCTAAGCAAAGCTCACAACAAGTTTTAAGCAATAGATTGCGTCTTAAAGCCTCTATTGATACTGTCAAATGGTTAACGTTTCAAGCTTGTGCTTTTAGGGGACATGACGAGAGTCATGAGTCTCAGAATCGAGGAAATTTTCttgaaatgttaaaattattagctTCTTACAATAAAGAAGTGGATGCAGTTGTTTTGGATAATGCTCCTCAAAATGCAATATACACATCACCTTCTATTCAAAAGGAAATTCTACATGTTTTTGCTAGAAAGGTGCAAAATGAAATTCGCAATGAGATTGGTAATGCAAAgttttgtttgattgttgatgaaGCTAGAGATGAATCTAGAAGAGAACAAATGGCACTTGTTGTTAGATTTGTTGATAAGCATGGATTTGTCAAAGAAAGGCTAATAGATGTTGTTCATGTCAAAGATACTACTTCTGCTACTCTAAAACAAGAGATTTGTTCTGCATTATCTCATCACAATCTCAACATTCAAAATGTTCGAGGTCAAGGGTATGACGGAGCTAGTAATATGCGTGGAGAGTGGAAAGGGTTACAAGCTTTAATTATTCAAGAATGTCCTTATGCATATTATGTTCATTGCTTTGCTCATCAATTACAGCTAGCTCTTGTTGCTGCGGCTAAAGAAGTTGTTGATGTTCATGCTTTTTTCCAAAGTTTGAGTAATATTATCAATGTTGTGTGCTCTTCTTGCAAACGCAATGATGAATTACGATCTGCTTATGCAACTGAAATTTCCCATTTAGTTGCAACTAATCAAATTGaaacaggaagaggagcaaaTCAAATTGGCACATTAAAAAGATCAGGAGATACCAGGTGGAGCTCTCACTTCAACTCAATTTGTAGCCTTTTACGTATGTTTGGAGCAACAACTTCAGTTCTGGAAGATTTGGCTACTAATGGATCTACATATTCTCAACGTGGTGATGCTACTTATGCTCTTAAatctttattatcatttgattttgttttcattttgcatATGATGAAAGAAATCATGGGAATCACTGATAAACTTTGTCAAGCATTGCAACAAAAATCTCAAGACATTTTGAATGCTATGCATCTGGTTTCTAGTACAAAGTCATTGATTCAACAGTTAAGAGATAGTAGTTGGGGAGCACTTTTGGAGAAAGTTAGTTCTTTCTGCAATGATCATGCTATTCAGATACCTGATATGGGTGCTTCTTTTAGTGACATAATTCGGTCTCGTCGTAAAAAGGATGTTGTCACTGTTGAACACCACTATCGTGTTGACATTTTTACTAGCGTGATAGATTTTCAATTGAAAGAGCTAAATAGTAGATTTAGTGAGCAAGCAACCGAGCTCCTCATACTGAGTACATCTCTAGATCCTAAAGATGCTTTCAA atttttctga
- the LOC112797378 gene encoding uncharacterized protein translates to MKNSITAEHPPGPPHFLSLCISLTRRPKTLILSSLRHPPPITHSPLFSSKNSHHPPLPNPSLPSLSIALSVRALSIAASLLLAVGRFCFSPPRRRRFCFSSPHRISPSLLLFNPLRTRACSENWSQVKEEMAFRGKEMMKKVLKRVGENNLNPRVKESLEKCIPRSKVVMGRAKRGLFAGRHIQFGNSVSEDGGNKTRRTWKPNVQEKRLFSYILDRHIQVKVTTHALCCIDKAGGIDEYLLKTPYQKMDTEIGVFWKAKMEKLYEELGEKEVVFFAPKDEAKFEQGFRDLKLSEKEARKETRRKMFAQISKHKLIGVESKDGQSIEDGEEILHSARKQLVPVSYVLAADKLKVGSYVSN, encoded by the exons atgaaaaacagcataaCTGCAGAACACCCTCCCGGCCCACCCCACTTCCtttctctctgtatctctctcaCCCGGCGGCCAAAAACCCTAATCCTCTCTTCTCTTCGACACCCACCACCCATCACCCATAGTCCTCTCTTCTCTTCGAAGAACAGCCACCACCCACCCTTGCCGaacccttctctcccttctctctctatcGCCCTCTCTGTCCGAGCTCTCTCCATCGCTGCTTCGCTGCTCCTCGCCGTGGGTCGTTTCTGCTTCTCCCCTCCTCGCCGGCGTCGTTTCTGCTTCTCTTCTCCACACCGCATCTCGCCGTCGTTGCTTCTTTTCAACCCTCTCAG AACCAGAGCTTGTAGTGAGAATTGGAGTCAGGTAAAAGAAGAAATGGCGTTCAGAGGCAAAGAGATGATGAAGAAAGTGTTGAAGAGAGTTGGAGAGAACAATTTGAACCCGAGAGTGAAGGAATCGCTGGAGAAATGTATACCTCGAAGCAAGGTTGTAATGGGTCGTGCCAAACGCGGCCTATTTGCCGGTAGACACATTCAGTTCGGCAACAGTGTTAGTGAAGATGGCGGTAACAA GACAAGGAGAACGTGGAAACCTAATGTCCAAGAAAAGCGGCTCTTCAGTTACATCCTGGATCGTCACATTCAGGTCAAAGTGACCACCCATGCCCTTTGTTGCATAGACAAAGCTGGTGGGATTGATGAATACTTGCTGAAAACTCCTTATCAAAAGATGGACACTGAGATCGGTGTCTTCTGGAAGGCAAAGATGGAGAAGCTCTATGAAGAGCTTGGCGAGAAGGAGGTTGTGTTCTTTGCACCAAAGGATGAAGCCAAGTTTGAACAAGGCTTTAGAGATTTGAAGCTATCTGAAAAGGAAGCGCGCAAGGAAACCAGAAGAAAAATGTTTGCCCAGATAAGCAAGCACAAGCTGATTGGGGTAGAAAGTAAAGATGGTCAATCTATCGAGGACGGTGAAGAAATCTTGCATAGTGCTCGGAAACAGTTGGTCCCAGTTTCATATGTGTTGGCTGCTGACAAGCTCAAGGTTGGGAGTTATGTTTCTAATTAA
- the LOC112797376 gene encoding uncharacterized protein yields the protein MSLIARRNDRTRRFFGTREHWRNDKKETIMFRAYRGRDDVLLPEIVIARYGVELKHEIVLIDLCDNCIKLKLKKRGNKIWIPSGEVDKLFAFYKFKSVVKIGLMHVTSVIFFVAPVDRRSKPIYMDFYVFHYVKDIVDISLLKLIQDELGLNYFDGLDDVSYGIEDNEMHRNMKSSGVQRIQMNTSNGTTVKKRSITKKRGCVAEHYSKRLTEYDMNADRFYIRCEFARLLLKSGGSEQ from the exons ATGAGCCTTATTGCACGTAGAAATGATCGCACAAG GCGTTTCTTTGGGACAAGAGAACATTGGCGAAATGATAAGAAAGAAACAATTATGTTTCGTGCATACAGAGGACGG GATGATGTTTTGCTTCCAGAGATAGTAATTGCTAGATATGGGGTCGAGCTGAAACATGAAATTGTCCTGATTGATCTTTGTGACAACTGTATCAAGCTTAAATTAAAAAAACGGGGAAACAAAATTTGGATACCTTCTGGTGAGGTAGACAAGTTATTTGCTTTCTATAAGTTCAAGAGTGTGGTAAAAATCGGTCTAATGCATGTCACAAGTGTCATATTTTTTGTGGCTCCTGTGGATAGGCGAAGTAAACCAATTTATAtggatttttatgtttttcactATGTTAAAGATATTGTTGATATATCTTTACTAAAACTAATTCAAGATGAGTTGGGATTGAACTACTTTGATGGATTGGATGATGTTTCATATGGTATAGAAGATAATGAGATGCATCGAAATATGAAAAG TTCTGGTGTGCAAAGGATTCAAATGAACACTTCCAATGGAACTACTGTCAAGAAGAggtcaataacaaaaaaaagagg ATGTGTTGCTGAACATTATAGCAAGAGGTTAACGGAGTATGATATGAATGCTGATCGATTT TATATTCGCTGTGAGTTTGCTAGATTATTGCTTAAGAGTGGTGGATCGGAACAATGA